The genomic interval GGTATTGATGAAAGCAAACAAACGCCAGCATGGCGTCGATTATATGCATTATCTTGACTTAGATGATTTCTAGTCTAGTTTTTAAATATTGCAGATTTGGAATCTATATTTGGAGTTATTCGGATGCATTGTTGTTATCACAACAATTATTACAACTGCAGTATCTCAAAAGATATGGAAAAAATGAATAAGATGAAAATATGGTAGAAAAAACACAATGGAAATCCTCATCAGCATTTATCCTTGCAATGATTGGTGCTGCAGTGGGATTAGGCAATATCTGGCGTTTCAGTTATGTAGTATACTCAAATGGAGGAGGATCATTTTTCATTCCATATCTAATTGCAATAGCCATCATGGGAATACCCTTTTTAATTTTAGAATACGGCATGGGATTCAGTTTTAAGGACTCTTTTTCAAACACGTTAAAACGTATTAATCCAAAACTTGAATATATCTCCTGGATACTGCTTTTATTTGTTTTTATAGTGGTACTCTATTATATGGTAATATTAAGTTGGGATTTAGTGTATTTAGGTTCAAGTTTCACTTTTCAGTGGGGAAGCGATGCTGCATTATACTTTGTTGACAGTGTTGGTGGAAGTTCCAATTTAAGCGATGCAAGTTTTCTTCTGATTCCGACTACAGTCTGCACATTAATTATGTGGATTACATTATGGTTTGTATCCCACAGGGATTTAAATGACGGAATAGGCAAACTTTCAAAAATCTTAATTCCTACCCTTTTTGTCTTTATGGCAATAATTGTAATATACGCCCTAACTCTTCCAGGTGCTAATATCGGTATCGAGACATTGATAACCCCAGATTGGACAAAATTGCTGGACATTAACATATGGCTTGCGGCGTTTTCCCAAATCATATTCTCTTTAAGTATGGGAGAAGCCATAGCTTTTACATATGCAAGTTATCTACCTGAAAAATCTAAATTAAATGACAATGTTTTACTGGTAGTGCTTGCAAATTCCGTATTTGAGATTTTCACCGCCTTTGGTATTTTTTCAATTTTAGGACATATGTCATTTATAACTGGAACGCCAATGGTTCAACTTGTCAGTAAAGGAACAGGATTAATATTCATTGTATTTCCAATGATTTTCAATATTATGGGTCTTGCCGGACGCATATTAGCTCCATTATTGTTTATAGCAATATTGTTTGCTGGAATTTCATCAGCAGTTGCTATATTTGAACCTATGGTAAGTTCAATTGAAAACAAATTAGACTGGACCCGTAAGAAAACTGTGACTGTTTTATCCGTAATTGGATGCTTATTATCTTTAATATTTACAACAGGCATCAGCAGTTATCTTGTTGGCGTTGTTGACGTATTTGTTAATGAATT from Methanobrevibacter sp. carries:
- a CDS encoding sodium-dependent transporter, with translation MVEKTQWKSSSAFILAMIGAAVGLGNIWRFSYVVYSNGGGSFFIPYLIAIAIMGIPFLILEYGMGFSFKDSFSNTLKRINPKLEYISWILLLFVFIVVLYYMVILSWDLVYLGSSFTFQWGSDAALYFVDSVGGSSNLSDASFLLIPTTVCTLIMWITLWFVSHRDLNDGIGKLSKILIPTLFVFMAIIVIYALTLPGANIGIETLITPDWTKLLDINIWLAAFSQIIFSLSMGEAIAFTYASYLPEKSKLNDNVLLVVLANSVFEIFTAFGIFSILGHMSFITGTPMVQLVSKGTGLIFIVFPMIFNIMGLAGRILAPLLFIAILFAGISSAVAIFEPMVSSIENKLDWTRKKTVTVLSVIGCLLSLIFTTGISSYLVGVVDVFVNEFGVLLLIAIQCIIFTWIYDVDSLIPILNENSRFKVGKTWKFIIKYVLPFVLIIMWLIGIIHLFEDADSFEITVDIIIMAVVLVFGVIFTKIKPKGELK